In a genomic window of Vigna angularis cultivar LongXiaoDou No.4 chromosome 6, ASM1680809v1, whole genome shotgun sequence:
- the LOC108342777 gene encoding uncharacterized protein LOC108342777, producing MDHTLSVKTEGEGSVCVKVAELRRLSETSKTITMFEPRGLGSIEKRDSDADNTFSSTTVRAPEKKLTLFALRLAVLEKAATSLGTLGFIWATVVLLGGFAITLDKSDFWFITIILLIEGTRIFSRSHELEWQHQATWSITDAGINSFRMLKSSPNLLLQGVKSLFKPFVMKRQRRDMVEANVTPRYRDGTFNIRTPTRTWISSDVPLLPCARWFFISRHISKLLYWLQLFSATACVVLSSMKLIKRNYGEVAKGDADRRNRESALNIFYALALAEALLFLMEKTYWEWKISYCKLLDEVNRECELGPSGVVSIRRFFYDAYSRCVNGSIFDGLQMDIVCFAMDLLASNSPDEQLIGARILRQFALSERFSDDTLQKLGISISVVERLVEMLNWTDHKEEEIRLSAAEILSALAGKKQNSLRIAGIPGAMESISSLLQTNRNCIPAADEIGEKKLVFDHPNYGYWTFNHLGLLILKKLARDHDNCGKIGNTRGLLPKIIDFTHAEERLLKNENVTPSQILTVKRSLQLVKMLASTTGTNGKLLRREISEIVFTISNIRDILMHGEKHPLLQKLSIEILTSLALEEEARERIGGTGGVLKELFNIFFKDCIAENQKDVTTVAGEALAMLALESKSNCHRISKLKVMERLIEALSIPMLRVNAARILRNLCNYSGSECFKQLREVTAAAPTILQAIMSQENKLQEVMIGLAASVFTFMDSSESSTVFEESRITEAELANKLIQILKKHRYPPTKVPRIRRFVIELAIWMMKEREENIHTFKGLGMEEVLESVLETTSELESFNVFSGTVGLNRHNLTIHSLVETALKLMEDR from the exons CCACTAGCCTTGGTACTCTTGGTTTCATTTGGGCAACCGTTGTTCTTCTTGGCGGTTTTGCCATCACCTTGGACAAAAGCGATTTCTGGTTCATCACCATCATACTGTTGATTGAAGGGACACGGATTTTCAGCAGGAGCCACGAGCTTGAGTGGCAGCACCAAGCCACGTGGTCTATAACTGATGCTGGGATCAATAGTTTCAGGATGCTCAAGTCCAGTCCAAACCTGCTTCTTCAAGGTGTGAAAAGTCTTTTCAAGCCATTTGTAATGAAGAGGCAAAGGAGAGACATGGTGGAGGCTAATGTGACCCCCAGGTATAGGGATGGTACCTTTAACATAAGGACACCAACTCGCACGTGGATTAGTTCAGATGTTCCACTTCTACCGTGTGCTAGATGGTTTTTCATTTCAAGGCACATAAGCAAGCTTTTATATTGGCTTCAGCTTTTCTCTGCCACGGCTTGTGTCGTTCTTTCGTCGATGAAGCTCATCAAGCGTAATTATGGGGAGGTTGCCAAGGGAGACGCTGACAGGAGGAACCGGGAGTCTgctttgaatatattttatgcCTTGGCTTTGGCTGAGGCTTTGTTGTTCTTGATGGAGAAAACTTACTGGGAATGGAAGATCAGTTACTGCAAACTGTTGGATGAGGTTAACAGAGAGTGTGAATTGGGGCCATCGGGGGTGGTGTCAATTAGAAGGTTCTTTTATGATGCCTATTCGAGGTGTGTCAATGGAAGCATATTTGATGGCTTGCAAATGGACATTGTTTGCTTTGCCATGGATCTCTTGGCCTCAAACTCGCCTGATGAGCAGCTCATTGGAGCAAGGATTCTTCGCCAATTCGCTCTCAGCGAACGGTTTTCAGATGATACCCTTCAGAAGCTTGGAATTTCCATATCTGTTGTGGAGAGGCTAGTTGAGATGCTGAATTGGACAGACCACAAGGAGGAAGAAATTAGGCTCTCAGCTGCAGAGATTTTGTCAGCACTAGCAGGCAAGAAGCAGAACTCTCTGCGCATAGCTGGGATACCTGGCGCTATGGAATcgatttcttctcttctccaaaCTAACAGGAACTGCATTCCCGCAGCTGATGAAATTGGAGAAAAGAAACTCGTATTTGATCATCCAAATTATGGCTACTGGACATTTAACCATTTGGGACTCCTAATTCTGAAGAAACTTGCCCGTGATCATGACAACTGTGGAAAGATTGGAAACACTAGAGGCCTGCTCCCAAAGATCATAGACTTCACACATGCTGAAGAAAGGTTGCTGAAGAATGAGAATGTTACGCCATCTCAGATTCTGACCGTGAAGAGATCACTGCAGCTGGTGAAGATGCTGGCTAGCACAACGGGCACCAACGGGAAACTTCTTCGAAGGGAGATTTCGGAGATAGTTTTCACAATCAGCAACATCAGAGATATTTTGATGCATGGAGAGAAACACCCCTTGCTACAGAAACTGAGCATAGAAATTTTAACCAGTCTGGCATTGGAAGAGGAGGCAAGAGAAAGGATTGGAGGCACAGGTGGAGTACTTAAAGAATTGTTCaacatatttttcaaagatTGCATTGCTGAAAATCAAAAAGATGTAACTACTGTTGCTGGGGAGGCCCTAGCAATGCTGGCATTGGAAAGCAAGAGCAATTGTCATAGGATTTCGAAGTTAAAAGTAATGGAAAGGCTGATTGAAGCATTGAGCATTCCAATGCTTCGTGTTAATGCTGCCAGGATTCTAAGAAATTTATGCAACTACAGTGGATCAGAATGCTTCAAACAGTTAAGGGAGGTGACAGCTGCCGCACCCACA ATACTTCAGGCAATCATGTCTCAAGAAAACAAGCTTCAAGAAGTGATGATTGGACTGGCAGCAAGTGTTTTCACATTCATGGATTCTTCCGAATCAAGCACTGTATTTGAAGAATCTCGAATCACTGAGGCTGAACTTGCAAATAAACTAATCCAGATTCTCAAGAAACACCGATATCCTCCAACTAAGGTCCCAAGGATAAGAAGGTTTGTGATAGAGCTAGCAATTTGGATGATgaaagagagggaagaaaacATTCACACTTTCAAGGGTTTGGGGATGGAGGAGGTGCTGGAGAGTGTCTTGGAGACCACTTCAGAGCTCGAAAGCTTTAATGTTTTCTCTGGTACTGTTGGCCTGAACAGGCACAATCTAACAATTCACTCACTGGTTGAGACAGCATTGAAGTTGATGGAAGATAGGTGA